One region of Cyanobium sp. M30B3 genomic DNA includes:
- a CDS encoding winged helix-turn-helix transcriptional regulator translates to MEALADYFKVFSEPNRLAVLDALRQGPLNVTAVVEHTGLSQALVSKHLKLLTIAGVVKRRPEGSLVFYDVIDRSVFKLLAQAEKQLLAARRQQLDALAAIL, encoded by the coding sequence ATGGAAGCTCTCGCCGATTACTTCAAGGTGTTCTCCGAGCCCAACCGGCTGGCGGTGCTCGATGCGCTGCGCCAGGGGCCGCTGAATGTCACCGCCGTGGTGGAGCACACCGGCCTCAGCCAGGCCCTGGTGTCCAAGCACCTCAAGCTGCTCACCATCGCCGGTGTGGTGAAGCGCCGTCCGGAGGGCAGCCTGGTGTTCTACGACGTGATCGACCGCAGTGTGTTCAAGCTGCTCGCCCAGGCTGAAAAGCAGCTGCTCGCCGCCCGCCGTCAGCAGCTCGATGCCCTCGCCGCCATCCTCTGA
- the hemN gene encoding oxygen-independent coproporphyrinogen III oxidase produces MTATGLSPHALLLKYDQPVPRYTSYPTAASFSDAVGAEQLRRQLGEASDAPLSLYVHVPFCRHACWYCGCNRVTTQLGSKVVAPYLAALARELELVSAALPARRRLAQLHWGGGTPNYLNAAEQRQLWELIAQHFDLEPQLEASIEVNPEFLSRDQALELRQLGFNRISFGIQDANPDVQRAVNRVVPAQQLRHAMEWLREAAFHSVNVDLICGLPLQTPARFDATLELVGELRPDRISLFSFAYLPEQLPLQRQIAAADLPSQEERIAMLENANRLLSVHGYEAIGMDHYALAGDSLALAARQGRLHRNFQGYTTGGELDLLGIGPTAISQFTHLFSQNQRDLQAWRQAIEAGQLPVERGLEVRDPEVLERRHLIREVMCHFQGELDLERFAPEWAQLQALAADGLVELRRQGERGLLRVTSDGRWLIRTIAAVFDPQQRQQARGSRLL; encoded by the coding sequence ATGACCGCCACCGGCCTCAGCCCCCACGCCCTGCTGCTCAAGTACGACCAGCCCGTGCCCCGCTACACCAGCTACCCCACCGCCGCCTCCTTCAGTGATGCGGTGGGCGCGGAGCAGCTGCGCCGGCAGCTGGGTGAGGCCAGCGACGCCCCCCTGTCGCTCTACGTGCACGTGCCCTTCTGCCGCCACGCCTGCTGGTACTGCGGCTGCAACCGGGTCACCACCCAGCTGGGCTCCAAGGTGGTGGCGCCCTACCTGGCCGCCCTGGCCCGGGAGCTGGAGCTGGTGAGCGCCGCCCTGCCGGCGCGTCGGCGCCTGGCCCAGCTGCACTGGGGCGGCGGCACCCCCAACTACCTCAATGCCGCAGAGCAACGCCAGCTCTGGGAGCTGATCGCCCAGCACTTCGATCTGGAGCCCCAGCTGGAGGCCTCGATCGAGGTGAACCCGGAATTCCTCAGCCGCGACCAGGCCCTGGAGTTGCGCCAGCTGGGCTTCAACCGCATCAGCTTCGGCATTCAGGACGCCAATCCCGACGTGCAGCGGGCCGTGAACCGGGTGGTGCCGGCCCAGCAGCTGCGCCACGCCATGGAATGGTTGCGGGAGGCCGCCTTCCACAGCGTGAACGTGGACCTGATCTGCGGCCTGCCGCTGCAGACCCCTGCGCGCTTCGATGCCACCCTGGAGCTGGTGGGCGAGCTGCGCCCCGATCGTATCTCCCTGTTTTCCTTCGCCTACCTGCCCGAGCAGCTGCCGCTGCAGCGCCAGATCGCCGCCGCCGACCTGCCCAGCCAGGAGGAGCGGATCGCCATGCTCGAAAACGCCAACCGGCTGCTCAGCGTCCACGGCTACGAGGCCATCGGCATGGACCACTACGCCCTGGCCGGCGACAGCCTGGCGCTGGCGGCGCGGCAAGGGCGGCTGCACCGCAACTTCCAGGGCTACACCACCGGCGGTGAACTGGATCTGCTCGGCATCGGCCCCACGGCGATCAGCCAGTTCACCCATCTGTTCTCCCAGAACCAGCGCGATCTCCAGGCCTGGCGGCAGGCGATCGAGGCCGGCCAGCTGCCGGTGGAGCGGGGCCTGGAGGTGCGTGATCCCGAGGTGCTGGAGCGCCGGCATCTGATCCGGGAGGTGATGTGCCATTTCCAGGGGGAGCTCGATCTGGAGCGTTTCGCCCCGGAGTGGGCCCAGCTGCAGGCCCTGGCCGCCGATGGGCTGGTGGAGTTGCGGCGCCAGGGGGAGCGGGGACTGCTGCGGGTCACCAGCGACGGGCGTTGGCTGATCCGCACCATCGCCGCCGTGTTCGATCCCCAGCAGCGGCAGCAGGCCCGGGGCTCCCGGCTGCTGTAG
- a CDS encoding DUF4440 domain-containing protein yields MAAAAAPEASYPAAGACAPVPAGLVDSLFQHWAELVRAGDPEGVADLYAADALLLPTLSARTRQSHAAIADYFSGFAARHPQAEVVEHTVYTACNQLVDAGLYRFRFPAAGPGAAGLAEGQPPLDTLVEARYTLVYGFNGQQWQLLHHHSSLLPDSAPILPVDP; encoded by the coding sequence ATGGCAGCGGCAGCCGCCCCGGAGGCCTCCTACCCCGCGGCTGGGGCCTGTGCCCCCGTCCCAGCTGGGCTGGTCGACTCCCTCTTCCAGCACTGGGCAGAGCTGGTCAGGGCCGGCGATCCTGAGGGCGTGGCCGATCTCTACGCCGCGGATGCCCTGCTGCTGCCCACCCTCTCGGCCCGCACGCGCCAGTCCCACGCCGCCATTGCCGATTACTTCAGCGGCTTCGCCGCCCGTCACCCCCAGGCTGAGGTGGTGGAGCACACGGTGTACACCGCCTGCAACCAGCTGGTGGATGCGGGTCTCTACCGCTTCCGCTTCCCCGCGGCGGGCCCGGGAGCGGCTGGCTTGGCCGAGGGCCAGCCCCCGTTGGACACGCTGGTGGAGGCCCGCTACACCCTGGTGTACGGCTTCAACGGCCAGCAGTGGCAACTGCTGCATCACCACTCCTCCTTGCTGCCCGATTCAGCGCCAATCCTGCCGGTAGATCCGTAG
- a CDS encoding glutathione S-transferase family protein, whose product MAPAPLSWPLSWSELEALVAGDPARTGSGRSEGPTNAQARLRLFGQPESSVRVTLYRDHHAWCPYCQKVWLWLEERQIPYRVEKVTMFCYGEKEAWFKRLVPSGMLPALALDGRLVTESDRILEELERAFGSLGPGMADPAVLPLRRLERQLFRAWCQWLCVPHGSRGDAQAGEQFRQWATVMEQALAASGGPFLLGAELGTADLVFVPYVERMNASLAYYKGYLLRQEHPGIDRWFRALEQRSTYRGTQSDFHTHCHDLPPQMGGCFANGSSRQRELAARIDGGPWPILDGAQPDPETSEPPPMEPGAAEPARNPAARTALARVLRHREVLLQRNPLGAGGFELPLRTALTNLINGAALPPPAGSAAGLRHLRDRISVPRDMPLHAGRLLRQALERTAAQDPRNPDGRGAAIPEQHRRDQDPRPFLQATPNV is encoded by the coding sequence ATGGCCCCCGCCCCGCTCAGCTGGCCGCTCAGCTGGTCTGAACTGGAGGCGCTGGTGGCGGGGGATCCGGCCCGCACGGGCAGCGGCCGCAGCGAGGGCCCCACCAACGCCCAGGCCCGCCTGCGCCTGTTCGGCCAGCCGGAGAGCAGCGTGCGGGTGACCCTCTACCGCGACCACCACGCCTGGTGCCCCTACTGCCAGAAGGTGTGGCTGTGGCTGGAGGAACGCCAGATCCCCTACCGGGTGGAGAAGGTCACGATGTTTTGCTACGGCGAGAAGGAGGCCTGGTTCAAGCGCCTGGTGCCCTCCGGCATGCTGCCCGCCCTGGCCCTGGATGGCCGGCTGGTCACCGAGAGCGACCGGATCCTGGAGGAGCTGGAGCGGGCCTTCGGCAGCCTGGGGCCGGGCATGGCCGATCCGGCGGTGCTGCCGCTGCGGCGGCTGGAGCGCCAGCTGTTCCGGGCCTGGTGCCAGTGGCTGTGCGTCCCCCATGGCAGCCGCGGCGACGCCCAGGCCGGCGAGCAGTTCCGCCAGTGGGCCACCGTGATGGAGCAGGCCCTGGCCGCCAGCGGCGGGCCGTTCCTGCTCGGCGCCGAGCTGGGCACGGCCGACCTGGTGTTCGTGCCCTATGTGGAGCGGATGAACGCCTCCCTGGCCTACTACAAGGGCTACTTGCTGCGCCAGGAGCACCCGGGGATCGACCGCTGGTTCCGGGCCCTCGAGCAGCGCAGCACCTACCGGGGCACCCAGAGCGACTTCCACACCCACTGCCACGACCTGCCGCCCCAGATGGGGGGCTGCTTTGCCAACGGCAGCAGTCGCCAGCGCGAGCTGGCCGCCCGCATCGACGGCGGCCCCTGGCCGATCCTCGACGGGGCCCAGCCGGACCCGGAAACCAGCGAGCCGCCGCCCATGGAGCCCGGCGCGGCGGAGCCGGCGCGGAACCCAGCGGCCCGCACCGCCCTGGCCCGGGTGCTGCGGCACCGGGAGGTGCTGCTGCAACGCAATCCCCTCGGTGCCGGCGGCTTTGAGCTGCCCCTGCGCACCGCCCTCACCAACCTGATCAACGGCGCGGCGCTGCCACCCCCCGCCGGCAGTGCCGCCGGCCTGCGCCATCTGCGCGACCGCATCAGCGTGCCGCGCGACATGCCCCTCCATGCCGGCCGGCTGCTGCGCCAGGCCCTGGAGCGCACGGCCGCCCAGGACCCCCGCAACCCGGATGGCCGGGGGGCAGCGATCCCGGAGCAGCATCGCCGCGATCAGGATCCTCGGCCATTCCTGCAGGCCACACCTAACGTCTGA
- a CDS encoding DUF2808 domain-containing protein, translating into MQRADRTLTRSALALAAAGILGAFPPSLASLELGGSTLFQRAPWRVELVSYTTDVGQLRPEYFFTVELPQDAGASLGELQIRQTRGVDRNFRFSPERTEAFLGRPRRRGPALPVEASFSQEERLITVRFPQPVAPGSTVTVRLKPWTNPMMADTYMFQVTAFPAGPNPTPARLGFGTLRIYRQDWR; encoded by the coding sequence ATGCAGCGCGCCGATCGGACTCTCACCCGCTCTGCCCTGGCCCTGGCCGCCGCAGGGATCCTGGGCGCCTTTCCGCCCTCCCTGGCCAGCCTGGAGTTGGGCGGGTCCACCCTGTTCCAGCGGGCCCCCTGGCGGGTGGAGCTGGTGAGCTACACCACCGACGTGGGCCAGCTGAGGCCGGAATACTTCTTCACCGTGGAACTGCCCCAGGACGCCGGCGCCAGCCTGGGCGAACTGCAGATCCGCCAGACCCGGGGCGTGGACCGCAACTTCCGGTTCAGCCCCGAGCGCACGGAGGCCTTCCTGGGGCGACCTCGCCGGCGGGGGCCTGCGTTGCCCGTGGAGGCCAGCTTCTCCCAGGAGGAGCGGCTGATCACCGTGCGCTTCCCCCAGCCGGTGGCACCGGGTTCCACCGTCACGGTGCGTCTCAAGCCCTGGACCAACCCGATGATGGCCGACACCTACATGTTCCAGGTGACGGCGTTTCCGGCCGGCCCCAACCCCACGCCAGCCCGGCTGGGCTTCGGCACGCTACGGATCTACCGGCAGGATTGGCGCTGA
- a CDS encoding aldehyde oxygenase (deformylating), which produces MSAASIGPAGPPSTYDSPSYRQAYSRINGMVVVGEGLADRHFRRLAKLLPHDREELLRLGAMEARHARDFVGCGRNLGVKADASLAQRLLAPLHQQFQEAEAEGDLVSCLVIQCLIIECFAVAAYRLYLPVADPYAAPITAAVMADEHEHLNYGEQWLRPRFADVAPQVEVCARRAVPVALGMLQELRADLITIGIDPSALLAEFMVLFQESLQAIGYAEPDARRLVNRLAARALA; this is translated from the coding sequence ATGAGCGCCGCATCCATCGGGCCCGCGGGCCCGCCCAGCACCTACGACAGCCCCAGCTACCGCCAGGCCTACAGCCGCATCAACGGCATGGTGGTGGTGGGCGAAGGCCTGGCCGACCGCCACTTCCGCCGCCTGGCGAAGCTGCTGCCCCACGACCGCGAGGAGCTGCTGCGCCTCGGCGCCATGGAGGCCCGCCACGCCCGCGACTTCGTGGGCTGCGGCCGCAACCTGGGCGTGAAGGCCGACGCCAGCCTGGCCCAGCGGCTGCTGGCGCCCCTGCACCAGCAGTTCCAGGAAGCCGAGGCCGAGGGTGATCTGGTGAGCTGCCTGGTGATCCAGTGCCTGATCATCGAGTGCTTCGCGGTGGCGGCCTACCGGCTGTATCTGCCCGTGGCCGACCCCTACGCCGCGCCGATCACCGCGGCGGTGATGGCCGATGAGCACGAACACCTCAACTACGGCGAGCAGTGGCTGCGGCCCCGCTTTGCCGATGTGGCCCCGCAGGTGGAGGTCTGCGCCCGCCGGGCCGTGCCCGTGGCCCTGGGAATGCTGCAAGAGCTGCGCGCCGACCTGATCACCATCGGCATCGACCCCAGCGCGCTGCTGGCGGAGTTCATGGTGCTGTTCCAGGAGTCGCTCCAGGCCATCGGCTACGCGGAGCCGGACGCCCGCCGGCTGGTGAACCGGCTGGCCGCCCGGGCCCTGGCCTAG
- the acsF gene encoding magnesium-protoporphyrin IX monomethyl ester (oxidative) cyclase → MTATPAAPHLREDLLTPRFYTTEIEKAARTSLHDQRPAFEAMLGEMRADYNRDHFDRKAPLERLRDLSPEEKEAYESYLVRSCVSEFSGFLLFKELSRRLKQAARPELGELFQLMARDEARHAGFLNRALVAEGITIDLPSLSTKRPITWFPLSWVLYSVYLSEKIGYWRYILIDRHLKANPGNNFAPLFDFFEPWCQDENRHGDIFNMLIRCWPQLRRGIRGKLLSRFFLWSVFLTHSLTVCERGNFYKILGMDPALFDAEVMRQTNRTASRAFPWVFELEGSNYLALRDRIVDTFRQMKQAGGLQKLGLKLRFAALLLRQFSQPMRATQAGEQGVPA, encoded by the coding sequence ATGACCGCCACCCCCGCCGCCCCCCACCTGCGCGAAGACCTGCTCACGCCGCGCTTCTACACCACCGAAATCGAGAAAGCCGCCCGCACCTCGCTCCACGACCAGCGGCCGGCCTTCGAGGCGATGCTGGGCGAGATGCGGGCCGACTACAACCGCGACCACTTCGATCGCAAGGCCCCGCTCGAGCGGCTGCGCGACCTCAGCCCCGAGGAGAAGGAGGCCTACGAGAGCTATCTGGTGCGCTCCTGCGTGTCGGAGTTTTCAGGGTTCCTGCTGTTCAAGGAGCTGTCGCGCCGGCTCAAGCAGGCGGCCCGCCCCGAGCTGGGCGAGCTGTTCCAGCTGATGGCCCGCGATGAGGCCCGCCACGCCGGCTTCCTCAACCGGGCCCTGGTGGCCGAGGGCATCACGATCGACCTGCCCAGCCTCAGCACCAAGCGGCCGATCACCTGGTTCCCCCTGAGCTGGGTGCTCTATTCGGTGTATCTCTCCGAGAAGATCGGCTACTGGCGCTACATCCTGATCGACCGCCACCTCAAGGCCAACCCCGGCAACAACTTCGCGCCGCTGTTTGATTTCTTCGAGCCCTGGTGCCAGGACGAAAACCGCCACGGCGACATTTTCAACATGCTGATCCGCTGCTGGCCCCAACTGCGGCGCGGCATCCGCGGCAAGTTGCTGAGCCGCTTCTTTCTGTGGAGCGTGTTTCTCACCCACAGCCTCACGGTGTGTGAGCGCGGCAACTTCTACAAGATCCTCGGCATGGATCCGGCCCTGTTTGATGCTGAGGTGATGCGCCAGACCAACCGCACCGCGAGCCGCGCCTTCCCCTGGGTGTTCGAGCTGGAGGGCAGCAACTACCTCGCCCTGCGCGACCGGATCGTGGACACCTTCCGCCAGATGAAGCAGGCCGGCGGCCTGCAGAAGCTGGGCCTGAAACTGCGCTTCGCCGCCCTGCTGCTGCGCCAGTTCAGCCAGCCGATGCGCGCCACCCAGGCTGGCGAGCAGGGGGTGCCGGCATGA
- a CDS encoding ferritin has protein sequence MKELTSAINRHLAAEFQASHTYLAMSIWLRERDLAGFSTYMLAKSNEERTHAARMIAYLVDSDEQVELPTVEAPERSWPSVQKLFDQIYDMEKGVTASINRLYSIAESVGERSATAMLDWFVAEQLQEEAEARFVCKRLRLAGDNSAALLLLDQQFLEGTALAHVKGGLSAADGA, from the coding sequence ATGAAAGAGCTCACCAGCGCGATCAACCGGCACCTGGCGGCGGAGTTCCAGGCCAGCCACACCTACCTGGCGATGTCGATCTGGCTGCGGGAGAGGGACCTGGCCGGCTTCTCCACCTACATGCTGGCCAAGAGCAACGAGGAGCGCACCCACGCAGCGCGGATGATCGCCTATCTGGTGGACAGTGACGAGCAGGTGGAACTGCCCACGGTGGAGGCGCCCGAGCGCAGCTGGCCCTCGGTGCAGAAGCTGTTCGACCAGATCTACGACATGGAAAAGGGGGTGACGGCCTCGATCAACCGCCTGTATTCGATCGCCGAGAGCGTGGGGGAGCGCAGCGCCACCGCCATGCTCGATTGGTTCGTCGCCGAACAGCTCCAGGAGGAGGCCGAGGCTCGCTTCGTGTGCAAGCGGCTGCGCCTGGCCGGCGACAACAGCGCGGCCCTGCTGCTGCTCGACCAGCAGTTTCTCGAGGGCACCGCCCTGGCCCACGTCAAGGGCGGCCTCAGCGCCGCCGATGGCGCCTGA
- the amt gene encoding ammonium transporter: MTIASHPPRRAKRLQEASLLEAPQLLIRSVRGLASQRSLTWLACVPLALLGLGVFTLSAHAAELPELTPAFLANNLFIFFCAILVIFMNAGFAMVEAGMCRQKNAVNILLKNLIVFALAATAYWFIGYSLMYGDAVADGWLYFKGLFFDPEVTAEMVTEASLVPTVDFFFQVAFAATAATIVSGLVAERIKFGEFVVFSLVLVGFLYPISGSWQWNGGWLSTLGGDAGGFIDFAGSSIVHSFGAWAGLTGAILLGPRIGKFVGGRTQALPGHNMAIATLGCLILWIGWYGFNPGSVLAMDQTVPYVAVTTTLGAAGGAISGTLVSQIRGGKPDLTMTINGILAGLVSVTAGCDGFSMAGAWVVGFIGGALVVFSVAVIDSLQIDDPVGAFSVHGTCGIWGTLAVGLFNKDLGLLYGQGFAQLGYQIVGVLAYGIFAAVTSWILWSILGALFGGIRVTEQEEIEGLDIGEHGMEAYPDFAASAK; the protein is encoded by the coding sequence ATGACCATTGCTTCCCACCCTCCACGGCGCGCCAAGCGCCTGCAGGAGGCGAGCCTGCTGGAGGCGCCGCAGCTGCTCATCCGCAGTGTGCGGGGCCTGGCGTCCCAGCGCTCCCTCACCTGGCTGGCCTGTGTGCCCCTGGCCTTGCTCGGCCTCGGGGTCTTCACCCTCTCCGCTCACGCCGCTGAGCTGCCCGAGCTCACACCAGCATTTCTTGCCAACAACCTCTTCATCTTCTTCTGCGCCATCCTGGTGATCTTCATGAACGCCGGGTTTGCCATGGTGGAGGCGGGCATGTGCCGCCAGAAGAACGCGGTGAACATCCTGTTGAAGAATCTGATCGTCTTCGCCCTGGCGGCTACGGCCTATTGGTTCATCGGCTACTCCCTGATGTACGGAGATGCGGTGGCTGACGGCTGGCTCTACTTCAAGGGCCTCTTCTTCGATCCTGAAGTCACCGCCGAGATGGTCACTGAGGCGTCCCTCGTTCCCACCGTTGACTTCTTCTTCCAGGTGGCTTTCGCAGCCACCGCTGCCACGATCGTGTCCGGTCTGGTGGCTGAACGCATCAAGTTCGGTGAGTTCGTGGTGTTCTCGCTTGTGCTCGTGGGCTTCCTCTATCCCATTTCCGGCTCCTGGCAGTGGAATGGCGGCTGGCTCTCCACGCTCGGTGGGGACGCTGGCGGCTTCATCGACTTTGCCGGCTCCTCGATCGTGCACTCCTTCGGTGCCTGGGCCGGTCTGACCGGCGCCATCCTGCTTGGCCCCCGCATCGGCAAGTTCGTGGGTGGACGCACCCAGGCCCTGCCAGGCCACAACATGGCCATCGCCACCCTGGGCTGTCTGATCCTCTGGATCGGCTGGTATGGCTTCAACCCCGGCTCGGTGCTGGCCATGGACCAGACCGTCCCCTATGTGGCCGTGACCACCACCCTCGGTGCCGCCGGCGGCGCCATCTCCGGCACCCTCGTCTCCCAGATCCGCGGTGGCAAGCCCGACCTCACCATGACCATCAACGGCATCCTGGCCGGTCTGGTGAGTGTGACCGCTGGCTGTGACGGTTTCTCCATGGCTGGTGCATGGGTGGTTGGTTTCATCGGTGGAGCACTGGTGGTGTTCTCCGTTGCCGTCATCGACTCGCTGCAGATCGATGATCCTGTGGGTGCCTTTTCCGTGCACGGCACCTGCGGCATCTGGGGCACTCTGGCCGTGGGTCTGTTCAACAAGGACCTCGGCCTCCTTTACGGACAGGGCTTTGCCCAGCTTGGTTACCAGATCGTGGGGGTCCTTGCCTACGGCATCTTTGCCGCTGTGACATCCTGGATTCTCTGGTCGATCCTCGGAGCCCTCTTCGGTGGCATCCGCGTCACCGAACAGGAAGAAATCGAGGGCCTTGACATCGGCGAACACGGCATGGAGGCCTATCCCGACTTCGCCGCTTCGGCCAAGTGA
- a CDS encoding P-II family nitrogen regulator yields MKQIQAIIRPEKLEPVKDALVALGINGMTVTSVQGFGQQMGHTEVYRGVKIEARLLSKVMITTVVNDGIADAVIEAIRSSARTGEIGDGKIIVTNVENSIRIRTGEAGEITLSN; encoded by the coding sequence GTGAAACAGATTCAAGCCATCATCCGGCCCGAGAAGCTGGAGCCTGTCAAGGACGCCCTGGTCGCTCTCGGCATCAATGGCATGACGGTGACCTCGGTGCAGGGCTTCGGCCAGCAGATGGGTCACACCGAGGTTTACCGGGGCGTGAAGATCGAGGCCCGTCTCCTCTCCAAGGTGATGATCACCACCGTGGTGAACGACGGCATCGCCGATGCGGTGATCGAAGCCATCCGTTCCAGCGCTCGCACCGGTGAGATTGGTGACGGCAAGATCATCGTGACCAACGTGGAGAATTCAATCCGCATCCGCACCGGCGAAGCCGGCGAGATCACCCTCAGCAACTGA
- a CDS encoding phycocyanin subunit beta has product MFDAFTKVVAQADARGEFLSTGQIDALGAMVADANKRMDTVNRITSNASKIVTNAARDLFEAQPALIAPGGNAYTHRRMAACLRDMEIILRYVTYAVFTGDASVLEDRCLNGLRETYLALGVPGASVAEGVRKMKDAAIAIANERNGITPGDCSALMSEVGTYFDRAAAAVG; this is encoded by the coding sequence ATGTTTGACGCCTTCACCAAGGTGGTCGCCCAGGCCGACGCCCGCGGCGAATTTCTGAGCACCGGCCAGATCGATGCCCTTGGGGCGATGGTGGCCGATGCCAACAAGCGCATGGACACGGTGAACCGCATCACCTCCAACGCCTCCAAGATCGTCACCAACGCGGCCCGCGACCTGTTCGAGGCCCAGCCGGCCCTGATCGCCCCCGGCGGCAATGCCTACACCCATCGCCGCATGGCCGCCTGCCTGCGCGACATGGAGATCATTCTCCGCTACGTCACCTACGCCGTGTTCACCGGCGATGCGTCCGTGCTGGAAGACCGCTGCCTCAACGGCCTGCGTGAGACCTACCTCGCCCTCGGCGTGCCCGGCGCTTCCGTGGCTGAAGGCGTGCGCAAGATGAAGGACGCCGCCATCGCCATCGCCAACGAGCGCAACGGCATCACCCCCGGCGACTGCTCCGCTCTGATGAGCGAAGTGGGCACCTACTTCGACCGCGCCGCCGCCGCTGTCGGCTGA
- a CDS encoding biliverdin-producing heme oxygenase has protein sequence MTVTPPPSISDHASPQDAQLRRGFGPRVRRLHARIGKAHHQAEGMGFSRALLAGEATPLQLAALIRALAPAYRLLEQQGPAAAQALGARSIPWNALARSTALDHDLAKLAALPATPASAAAQTWLEQLHSLAASAPHRLLAHAYVRYGGDLSGGQQLAQHAAEILERAGLPSLSFWVFARPLADLKAGLHDGFEELQLGERQEQELLEEAEAAFHATQRLLAELAELR, from the coding sequence ATGACCGTCACGCCTCCCCCCTCCATCTCCGACCACGCCAGCCCCCAGGACGCCCAGCTGCGCCGCGGCTTCGGCCCGCGGGTGCGCAGGCTGCATGCCCGGATCGGCAAGGCCCACCACCAGGCCGAGGGCATGGGCTTCTCCCGGGCCCTGCTGGCTGGAGAGGCCACACCGCTGCAGCTGGCCGCCCTGATCCGGGCCCTGGCGCCGGCCTATCGCCTGCTGGAGCAGCAGGGCCCCGCCGCAGCCCAGGCCCTGGGGGCGCGCAGCATCCCCTGGAACGCCCTGGCCCGCTCCACCGCCCTCGACCACGACCTGGCCAAGCTGGCCGCACTGCCCGCCACCCCGGCCTCAGCCGCCGCCCAGACCTGGTTGGAGCAGCTCCACAGCCTGGCCGCCAGCGCCCCCCACCGGCTGCTGGCCCATGCCTACGTGCGCTACGGCGGCGACCTCTCCGGCGGCCAGCAGCTGGCGCAGCATGCCGCCGAGATCCTGGAGCGGGCGGGTCTGCCCAGCCTGAGCTTCTGGGTGTTTGCGCGTCCCCTGGCCGACCTCAAGGCGGGCCTGCACGACGGCTTTGAGGAGCTGCAGCTGGGCGAGCGGCAGGAGCAGGAACTGCTGGAGGAAGCCGAGGCCGCCTTCCACGCCACCCAGCGGCTGCTGGCCGAACTGGCCGAGCTCCGCTGA
- a CDS encoding pentapeptide repeat-containing protein translates to MPSPPSSEPPTSLETLRAALAAGERHFPGLKLADLDGVDLDLSGCALEGGCFKEARFGRASLRGAQVHHCCFQQALLWGADLSGLQAQGSQWHEADLSGSRLQQADFSGALLHRCCLRGVVAAASRWREARLVEADFRSGLDQLTDLGQADFRGADLSFALMQQVQLHGADLRAACLYGANLSGADLQQADLRGCDLRDTQLGGADLRGALLDGALLPAGV, encoded by the coding sequence ATGCCCTCGCCGCCATCCTCTGAGCCGCCCACCAGCCTGGAAACCCTGCGAGCCGCCCTGGCGGCCGGTGAGCGCCATTTTCCGGGCCTCAAGCTGGCCGATCTGGATGGGGTTGATCTCGACCTCTCCGGGTGTGCCCTGGAGGGCGGCTGCTTCAAGGAGGCCCGCTTCGGTCGCGCCAGCCTGCGTGGTGCCCAGGTGCATCACTGCTGTTTCCAGCAGGCCCTGCTGTGGGGCGCCGATCTATCCGGTCTGCAGGCCCAGGGCTCCCAGTGGCATGAGGCCGACCTCTCCGGATCCCGCCTGCAACAGGCCGACTTCAGCGGCGCCCTGCTGCACCGCTGCTGCCTGCGCGGGGTGGTGGCTGCCGCCAGTCGCTGGCGCGAGGCCCGGCTGGTGGAGGCCGATTTTCGCTCCGGTCTCGACCAGCTCACGGATCTTGGCCAGGCCGACTTCCGGGGGGCCGATCTCAGCTTTGCCCTGATGCAGCAGGTGCAGCTGCATGGCGCCGATCTGCGTGCGGCCTGCCTCTATGGCGCCAACCTCAGCGGTGCCGATCTCCAGCAGGCGGATCTGCGCGGCTGTGACCTGCGCGACACCCAGCTCGGTGGTGCCGATCTGCGCGGGGCCCTGCTGGACGGCGCCCTGCTGCCGGCCGGTGTCTGA